A genomic region of Alligator mississippiensis isolate rAllMis1 chromosome 6, rAllMis1, whole genome shotgun sequence contains the following coding sequences:
- the FGF8 gene encoding fibroblast growth factor 8, producing the protein MSGASWAWEPGARRKSPGWLCQERGPMPPTGLGIKGADEKCKQGRGRARPLASPRRELGGCRQQSQVTVQSPPNFTQHVREQSLVTDQLSRRLVRTYQLYSRTSGKHVQILDNKKINAMAEDGDAHAKLIVETDTFGSRVRIKGAETGFYICMNKKGKLIGKSNGKGKDCVFTEIVLENNYTALQNAKYEGWYMAFTRKGRPRRGSKTRQHQREVHFMKRLPKGHHTTEPHRRFEFLNYPFNRRSKRTRNSSRRAGP; encoded by the exons ATGTCGGGGGCCAGCTGGGCTTGGGAGCCGGGGGCAAGAAGGAAAAGTCCAGGCTGGTTGTGTCAGGAGCGGGGTCCGATGCCCCCGACCGGCCTCGGGATAAAAGGAGCTGATGAGAAATGCaagcagggccggggccgggccaggcctCTTGCTTCTCCACGCAGGGAGCTCGGGGGCTGCCGTCAGCAGTCGCAA GTAACTGTTCAGTCCCCACCTAATTTTACACAGCATGTGAGGGAGCAAAGCCTGGTGACGGACCAGCTCAGCCGGCGGCTCGTCCGCACCTACCAGCTGTACAGCCGGACCAGCGGGAAGCACGTCCAGATCCTAGACAACAAGAAAATCAACGCCATGGCGGAGGACGGGGACGCCCACG CCAAGCTCATCGTGGAGACGGACACGTTCGGGAGCCGCGTGCGCATCAAGGGGGCCGAGACGGGCTTCTACATCTGCATGAACAAGAAGGGCAAGCTCATCGGCAAG AGCAATGGCAAAGGCAAGGACTGTGTCTTCACGGAGATCGTCCTGGAGAACAACTACACGGCGCTGCAGAACGCCAAGTACGAGGGCTGGTACATGGCCTTCACCCGCAAGGGCCGCCCGCGCCGCGGCTCCAAGACCCGGCAGCACCAGCGCGAGGTGCATTTCATGAAGCGCCTGCCCAAGGGCCACCACACCACGGAGCCCCATCGCCGCTTCGAATTCCTCAACTACCCCTTCAACCGGAGAAGTAAAAGGACTAGGAACTCCAGCCGCCGGGCAGGGCCTTGA
- the NPM3 gene encoding nucleoplasmin-3, protein MAAFLERQSREWRPPGPPDPEGGLFGCALTGSARSFTFVADEEDEDCEHLLTLSTVSLGAGAVDECNVVEVVGRDCDDREIAVPVANLKLSCQPSLSLDGFTLHPPVTFRLAAGSGPVHLAGQHRVVPSTSLSDEDESSEEEEIAPIMPAKKQCRRL, encoded by the exons atGGCCGCCTTCCTGGAGCGGCAGAGCCGCGAGTggcgcccgcccggcccgcccgaCCCCGAGGGCGGCCTCTTCG GCTGCGCCCTGACCGGCAGCGCCCGGTCCTTCACCTTCGTGGCGGACGAGGAGGACGAGGACTGCGAGCATCTCCTGACCCTGTCCACG gtCTCCCTGGGGGCCGGAGCCGTGGACGAGTGCAACGTGGTGGAAGTGGTCGGACGCGACTGCGACGACCGGGAGATCGCCGTGCCCGTGGCCAACCTGAAGCTGTCGTGCCAGCCCTCG CTGAGTTTGGACGGCTTCACGCTGCACCCTCCCGTCACCTTCCGCCTGGCCGCCGGCTCCGGCCCCGTGCACCTGGCCGGGCAGCACCGTGTCG tgcccagcaccagtctgtCCGATGAGGACGAGTCCAGCGAGGAGGAGGAGATCGCGCCCATCATGCCAGCGAAGAAACAGTGCCGGAGGCTGTAG